Proteins from one Triticum aestivum cultivar Chinese Spring chromosome 7A, IWGSC CS RefSeq v2.1, whole genome shotgun sequence genomic window:
- the LOC123152078 gene encoding U-box domain-containing protein 41-like, translating to MGTARLRWRPFAASSPASSASSSPSSSFTTTVDPPAEFLCPISGTLMADPVIVPPGQTIERACIQACAALAFYPPAVAGLPSSPLVLIPNVALRSAILNWCERLGLPHPSPLSLDTAGDIVRRLMPPRQEQRSQVNYEPAPQPQPSSVRTRNRYSVDYSARDDFVQEPKPLEEEIMAVLGADGASPAEQKATMASLRQATRESKEMRTQLCTPRLLAALRPMLLSADAGIQVNAAAVMVNLSLEAENKVRIVRSGAVSPLVDVLRVGHPEARDHAAGAIYSLAVEDENRAAIGVLGAIPPLLELFSSGGAGHRARREAGMALYHVSVAGMNRSKIARTPGVVRTLLATAEARDRGNEAYADAAALRKLAVMILANLAGCPEGRAALMDGGAVAAIVGIMRSGSAAPGSAEEEYCISALYGMSRGSLRFRGLARAAGVEAALMPVAESDGGVGRDMARRTLRAMRGEDDEVALTASGILGREWDDASVVSEGMVSLRRPPHHRSNYAGPSGSNTTQF from the coding sequence ATGGGCACCGCCCGGCTGCGGTGGAGGCCATTCGCGGCCTCCTCACCGGCGTCCTCCGCGTCCTCGTCGCCGTCCTCATCGTTCACGACCACGGTGGACCCGCCGGCGGAGTTCCTCTGCCCCATCTCCGGCACGCTCATGGCGGACCCCGTCATCGTGCCGCCGGGCCAGACCATCGAGCGCGCCTGCATCCAGGCCTGCGCCGCGCTGGCCTTCTAcccgcccgccgtcgccggcctCCCGTCGTCTCCCCTCGTGCTCATCCCCAACGTCGCGCTCCGCTCCGCCATCCTCAACTGGTGCGAGCGCCTCGGCCTGCCCCAcccttcccctctctccctcgacACCGCCGGCGACATCGTCCGCCGCCTCATGCCGCCGCGCCAGGAGCAGAGGTCGCAGGTGAACTACGAGCCGGCCCCGCAGCCACAGCCCTCCTCCGTCCGGACAAGAAACCGCTACAGCGTCGACTACAGCGCCCGCGACGACTTCGTGCAGGAGCCGAAGCCGCTGGAGGAGGAGATCATGGCCGTGCTCGGCGCGGACGGCGCCAGCCCCGCGGAGCAGAAGGCGACGATGGCCTCTCTGCGGCAGGCGACGCGGGAGAGCAAAGAGATGCGGACGCAGCTCTGCACGCCGCGGCTGCTCGCCGCGCTCCGGCCGATGCTGCTGTCCGCTGACGCCGGCATCCAGGTCAACGCGGCCGCGGTCATGGTGAACCTGTCGCTCGAGGCGGAGAACAAGGTGCGGATCGTGCGGTCCGGAGCGGTGTCGCCGCTCGTCGACGTGCTCCGGGTCGGCCACCCGGAGGCGCGCGACCACGCCGCCGGCGCGATCTACAGCCTCGCGGTGGAGGACGAGAACCGCGCGGCCATCGGCGTGCTGGGCGCGAtcccgccactgctggagctgttcTCGAGCGGCGGGGCCGGCCACCGCGCGCGCCGCGAGGCCGGCATGGCGCTGTACCACGTCTCGGTCGCCGGGATGAACCGGTCCAAGATCGCGCGCACGCCGGGGGTGGTGCGGACGCTGCTGGCCACGGCGGAGGCGCGGGACCGCGGGAACGAAGCCTACGCCGACGCCGCGGCGCTGCGGAAGCTCGCTGTGATGATCCTGGCGAACCTCGCCGGGTGCCCGGAAGGGAGGGCCGCCCTGATggacggcggcgcggtggcggccatCGTGGGGATCATGCGCAGCGGCTCGGCCGCGCCGGGCAGCGCGGAGGAGGAGTACTGCATATCGGCATTGTACGGGATGAGCCGGGGCAGCCTGAGGTTCCGCGGGCTCGCGCGCGCGGCGGGCGTCGAGGCGGCGCTGATGCCGGTGGCCGAGAGCGACGGCGGGGTCGGGCGGGACATGGCGCGGCGCACGCTCCGGGCGATGCGCGGGGAGGACGACGAGGTGGCGCTGACGGCCTCCGGGATACTCGGGAGGGAGTGGGACGACGCGAGCGTGGTGTCGGAGGGGATGGTGTCGCTCCGGCGGCCGCCGCACCACCGGAGCAACTACGCCGGGCCGTCCGGGTCGAACACGACCCAGTTCTGA
- the LOC123151035 gene encoding protein CREG1 — protein MRSPACLAAALLLLALRLPAPAVAGRPLVARDRKPAPSEAAATARWLAAQNTWGVLSTISSDLSGAPFGNVVSYSDGVPGESHGIPYFYLTTLDPTARDALEDERTSFTLSEFPLGTCGKVDPENPTCAKLTLTGKLKVVDHKSPEAALAKAALFSKHPEMEGWPKNHHFEIFKLEIENIFLIDWFGGPKPISPSQYLDYGRDQGSVMFL, from the exons ATGCGTTCCCctgcctgcctcgccgccgccctcctcctgcTCGCGCTCCGGCTGCCggcccccgccgtcgccggccgCCCCCTCGTCGCCCGCGACCGCAAGCCCGCCCCGTCCGAGGCCGCGGCCACCGCCAGGTGGCTCGCCGCGCAGAACACCTGGGGCGTCCTCAG CACAATATCAAGTGATCTAAGTGGCGCTCCATTTGG CAATGTAGTTTCATATAGTGATGGGGTACCAGGTGAGAGCCATGGAATTCCCTACTTTTATCTGACTACTCTGGATCCCACTGCAAGAGATGCATTGGAGGATGAAAGGACGTCCTTTACCCTTAGTGAGTTCCCTCTTGGCACTTGTGGGAAGGTTGATCCTGAAAACCCAACATGTGCAAAACTTACTCTTACTGGAAAG TTGAAGGTGGTTGACCATAAGTCACCTGAAGCGGCTTTGGCCAAAGCTGCGCTTTTCAGCAAACACCCTGAAATGGAGG GTTGGCCAAAGAACCACCACTTCGAGATCTTTAAACTGGAAATCGAAAACATATTCTTGATCGACTGGTTTGGGGGTCCTAAACCTATATCTCCTTCACAGTATCTTGATTATGGAAG GGACCAGGGCTCTGTGATGTTCTTGTGA